CTGAGCTGGAGGAGACTCAGGAGACGAGTCGAACCTATAGGCTGGATTTCCAGAATAACCGTATGGCCGGAATGACAGATGGGCTGGATGCAGTAAAGCAAGCCGCCTATAAGATTCTGCAGACGGAGAGATTTGCTCATTTGATCTATGGAAATGATTATGGCTTTGAGGGACATAACTTGATTGGTAGGAGTAGTGGTTATGTCAGATCCGAACTGAACAGACGTGTAACCGAAGCTCTTCTGCAGGATGACCGGATATCCGGGATTACGGATTTTCAGGTAGATATTACGGACGATCAAGCGGTGGCATCCTTTTTGCTCCACTCGATTTACGGTGATTTTCGGATGGAGGTGAATGCGAATGTATGAGAATCAGACGTATGAAGCGATTTTGCGGCGGATGCTGGGACGGGTGCCGGAGCAGATCGATAAGCGGGAGGGAAGCATCATTTATGATGCGCTAGCTCCTGCAGCGGCTGAGCTGGCCCAAATGTATATGGAGCTGGATGTGAACCATGATTTGTCTTTTGCGGATACAGCTACGGGAGAGTATCTGGAGAGGCGCACGCTGGAGTTCGGGATCGAACGTGAACCAGCGACCAAAGCAAGACGGAAGGGGTTATTCTTCGCATCCGGGCAAGTACCGATGGATGTTCCGGCCGGAAGCCGTTTCTCGATTCGTAACCTTGATTATACAGCGATCAGCAAAATTAAGACCGGGGAATGGATACTCGAGTGCGAGACGGCGGGAACCGCTGGGAATCAGGAATTCGGAACGCTGCTGCCGATCGAGTACGTCGACGGTCTTGCCCGGGCTGAGCTAGGAGAGGTACTCGTTCCTGGGGAAGATGCAGAGAATGATGAGGCATTGCGCCAGAGGTATCTTGAGGTAGTTAATGAGCAGCCTTTTGGAGGAAATGTTGCTGATTACAAGCAGAAGATTAGTTCGATGGACGGAGTTGGCGGGGTGAAAATATTCCCTGTCTGGAATGGCGGAGGAACGGTGAAGGCGACGATGATCTCGTCGCAGTATACTTCCCCATCTCAGGAACTGATTGAGGAAGTGCAGACCATCCTTGACCCGGAGAAGAATCATGGAGAGGGGATCGGTCTTGCTCCCATCGGGCATACGGTGACGGTTGCGGGGGCGGAGGGCGTCGTAATTGATGT
The window above is part of the Paenibacillus lutimineralis genome. Proteins encoded here:
- a CDS encoding DUF2634 domain-containing protein; this translates as MIPIGGSLTPELEETQETSRTYRLDFQNNRMAGMTDGLDAVKQAAYKILQTERFAHLIYGNDYGFEGHNLIGRSSGYVRSELNRRVTEALLQDDRISGITDFQVDITDDQAVASFLLHSIYGDFRMEVNANV
- a CDS encoding baseplate J/gp47 family protein, with the protein product MYENQTYEAILRRMLGRVPEQIDKREGSIIYDALAPAAAELAQMYMELDVNHDLSFADTATGEYLERRTLEFGIEREPATKARRKGLFFASGQVPMDVPAGSRFSIRNLDYTAISKIKTGEWILECETAGTAGNQEFGTLLPIEYVDGLARAELGEVLVPGEDAENDEALRQRYLEVVNEQPFGGNVADYKQKISSMDGVGGVKIFPVWNGGGTVKATMISSQYTSPSQELIEEVQTILDPEKNHGEGIGLAPIGHTVTVAGAEGVVIDVTATLTLANDTTIGQVQSDVEDALQSYFGQLRQNWAHESALAVRVAQIDARILTVTGVVDVSHTLLNGQAGNIQLTEEQIPLLGKVTLDE